In a genomic window of Glycine max cultivar Williams 82 chromosome 13, Glycine_max_v4.0, whole genome shotgun sequence:
- the LOC100784424 gene encoding annexin-like protein RJ4-like, which produces MATLIAPSNHSPQEDAEALRKAFEGWGTDENTVIVILGHRTVYQRQQIRRVYEEIYQEDLVKRLESEIKGDFEKAVYRWILEPADRDAVLANVAIKSGKNYNVIVEIATILSPEELLAVRRAYLNRYKHSLEEDVAAHTSGHLRQLLVGLVTAFRHVGDEINPKLAQSEAEILHDAVKEKKGSYEETIRVLTTRSRTQLVATFNRYREIHGTSISKKLVDEGSDEFQRALYTAIRAINDPIKYYEKVVRNAIKKVGTDEDALTRVVVSRAEKDLKIISEVYYKRNSVLLEHAIAKEISGDYKKFLLTLLGKED; this is translated from the exons ATGGCTACCCTTATTGCTCCCAGCAACCACTCTCCCCAAGAAGATGCTGAAGCTCTCAGAAAGGCTTTTGAAG GATGGGGAACTGATGAGAACACTGTCATAGTAATTTTGGGTCATAGAACTGTGTATCAGAGGCAGCAAATCAGAAGAGTTTATGAGGAAATTTACCAGGAGGATCTTGTGAAGCGCCTAGAGTCTGAGATCAAAGGAGACTTTGAG AAAGCCGTGTACCGATGGATACTGGAACCTGCAGATCGTGATGCTGTTTTGGCCAATGTTGCCATCAAGAGTGGCAAAAACTACAATGTCATTGTGGAAATTGCCACTATCCTCTCCCCGGAAGAGCTTTTGGCGGTTAGACGCGCCTATCTCAACCGCTACAAGCACTCCTTGGAAGAAGATGTTGCAGCTCATACCTCTGGCCATCTACGCCAG CTTTTAGTGGGGTTGGTGACCGCATTCAGGCATGTTGGTGATGAGATCAATCCAAAATTGGCACAATCTGAGGCTGAAATTCTTCATGATGCTGTAAAAGAGAAGAAGGGTAGCTATGAAGAGACCATTAGGGTCTTGACTACAAGGAGCAGGACCCAACTTGTTGCAACTTTCAACCGCTACAGAGAGATCCATGGCACTTCCATCTCTAAG AAATTGGTGGATGAAGGATCTGATGAGTTTCAGAGGGCATTGTACACTGCCATTCGTGCCATCAATGATCCTATTAAGTACTATGAAAAG GTGGTGCGCAATGCAATCAAAAAGGTTGGAACCGATGAGGATGCACTCACTCGCGTGGTTGTGAGCCGGGCCGAGAAGGACCTGAAGATAATCTCAGAGGTTTACTACAAGAGAAACAGCGTTCTTCTTGAGCATGCTATTGCCAAGGAAATCTCAGGGGACTACAAGAAGTTCCTTCTCACTCTGTTGGGGAAAGAagactaa